The Pyxidicoccus sp. MSG2 DNA segment TTCGAGTGGGAGCGCGAGGGGGAGCTCCACGGCTGCCGCCTCCTCCGGAGGCGCATGTGGCGGACGTGGTGGGCGCTGGAACAGCGCACAGGCGGGGAGAAGAAGGAAAAGGACTGGCAGCGCGCGCTTCATGGAAGGTGCCTCGACTGAAAAGTCCGCACGTCGTGCGTCATTCATTCCCTACCGCCGTCACCAGACCGTACCTCTTGTCCTCCGGCCTGATGATGCCCACCAGCTTCCAGCGCTTCTCCTTGCGCAGATAGACCTCGCCAGGACGCTCATCATTTTCGACATAGGGGATGAGCTTCATGATTGTGCAAGCCCTGTCGAACTGGATGCGAATGCTCCAGAGTTGCGTCGCAGAAATCCGGTCGCCAGGACTCATCTGCGATGGCGCCCAGGGGTGGCTATGGAAGTCCCCCAGGACGGCGGGACGGCCGCGCTCGTCAGCGACGTAGCGAGGAGGAATGCACTTCTTCCGCTTCGCGGGTCCCACGAGCACTGGCTCTCCCAAGGGCGATGGCATGCTGGCGTAGTACGTGCCATCACCCAGGGAATAGATGGCTCCGCAGTACGCTTGGCCATATTCGCCATCCTGCGAGCGTGGCAGCTTCATGATGGCAGGGCATAGCTGGTCGATGACGTCGTCGACATTGGTCGATGGAGTGACAACGGCCCAGGGCCCCCTCACATGGACATGGTCGCCCGTGCGCCAGTAGCTCTCGGTCACACTCGCCGCCGGGGTGCTGGAAACGCAGCCCACCAGCAGGCCCAGCATCACCGCCCAGCTCGGCTCGGCGCGCATGAACGCCCTCCCCTCCGAACCATGCGACGCCGGGCTGGAGGCCGTCCACGCATGGCCAATCCCCGGAGCGATGCATTTGGATTCACGCGGCTCAGATTCGTACGCCGAGCAACAGGCCGGGCCACATCCGCGTCGCGTCCGGCCCGCGCCCCAGCTTCCACTGCGGCAGCGGGCTGACGTCCGGGTCCTCCTCACCGGAGGAGGGCTCGTACACGTTGAGGGAGACGCCGACGAAGAGGGCGAAGCGCCGCTTCAGCTCCCAGCCCACCATGGCGCGCAGCCGGCTCAGCGAGCCGTCCCAGTCCTCGCCGATGAACTGGGTGCCGACGTCCACGTCCAGGTAGTACCGCTCCGAAGCGCCCAGTGGGAAGTGCACGCCCAGCCCTATCAGCGTGAGCGTGCGCACGGAGCGGTCCTCCAGCCGCGCCCCCTCCGTGACGAGCACGTACACGGTGCGGCTGCCATACTTGATGCTCACCGACAGCGGGAGCACGTCATCGGCGGACACCTCGAAGGCCAGCCGCCCCTTGCGCACGATGCTCAGGATGCCGATGGGCACCGACACGTCGTCCGCGATGTTGATGAGCCCCAGCTGCACGCCGCGCACGTTGGCCGCCACGTTGATGAGCCCCACCTGCGCGCCCGCCACGTCCCCCGAGATGTTGATGAGCCCCACCTGTGCCCCGGCAAGCCGCTCCGCCAGGTTGATGCCCCCCGCGGCCTGGAACCCGCGCAGCTTCGCCGACGCGCGGTTGGCGGTGGTGCTGAGTTGGAAGCCCGTGTAGTCGCCCTCGGCGCTGTTGAAGACGGCGGACACCTGGCCTCCCGTGCCGCCCGCGAACGCGAGGTTGCCGCCAATCGCCGCCTGCAGCCCGAGCACCTCGCCGCCCGCGACGTTGGCGATGCCGGAGACCTGGAACCCCTCCATCGTCCCGTCCACCCACCCCAGACCGCCGGCCGCCCCCAGCCCGCGCAGTTGGAGCGAGCGCACCGCCAGCGCGCCCAGCGCCACGTGGTTGAGGCCACTGCCGCCCCACAGCGCGGTGCTCGCCAGCGGCGGCACCAGCGACAGGTTCAGCGGCACCGTGGGCACGTCCACCGAGGGCATGGGCGCGTCGGCCACCGCGGCCATGGGCTCGCCGCCGCCGCGCGCCGCCGTGCGCGTCAGCGTCACCGGGACGAAGTGCTCCGCGCGCAGCTCCGCGCCCCCCTTCGAGGACACCGCCAGCTCCGCTTCGAAGCGCTGCGAGGGGCGCTCCAGCACGAAGGTGTAGCGGCCGGCCGCCAGCCCTAGCGCGAGGCGCCGCCCACCGGGCTTCTGCAGCTCCGCGACGAGCTGGTTGCCCCAGTCGCGCACGAAGAGGCGGCCCTGCACATCCTCCGCCACCGCCAGCCGCACGCTGGAGCCGCGCAGGTCCGTCATCACCAAATCCCCGCTGCCCGCGAGCTGGATGTCGTAGGCCGCGTGCTGCGGGCCTCCCTGGGAGCGCTCCGTGCGCGCGAGCGTCTCGTGGAAGGCGAACTGGTAGGCCTCGTGCAGCGTCACCCGCCCGTCGCCGCTGGCGTCCGCCGCACCGCGCAGGCCGGTGACGAGGAAGTGCGTGAAGAAGGACGCGCCGATGCTGTCCGACTCCTGCGCGACTTCATCCGCCGAGCTGGACGCGAGGTAGGCGTGGCCCCGCACCTGCGACGACGCGTCCGTGAGGAAGGCCGGCCGGCGCACGCCGCCCTTGTAGCGGGTGAGCGCGCCGGAGCCGCACGAGTCGAGGATGGCGATGCGCACGTCCGCCGGCACAGCGCCCAGCGCGCGCCGCAAGTCGTCGTAGGAGAAGCGCTCGCCGCGCGGCAGCAGGCCGTCCCCGTCCGAGTGGCCCGAGTAGTACAGCACCAGCTCGCGCCGCACGCCCGGCGCCTCCGCCGCCTCCACCAGCGTCTTCGTCTGCTGCAGCGCCGCTTCCAGCGCGTGTTGGTCCGCCTCCAGCAGCAGCACCCGGTCCGCCACCGCCACGCCGCCCAGCTCCTCCAGCACGCGCGACATCGCCAGCGCGTCCGAGCCCGCATAGCGCAGCCGCTCGCGGCCCGGGCCGCCCTCGCTGGAGCCGACGACGAGCGCGAAGCGGCGCAGCGTGGCCCCGGGCTCCTCCACCGATTGGACGGCGGCGGCCTCCGGAGCGAAGAGGCACAGGCCCAGCCACGCGGCCGCCACCAGCCCGGCCACGCGTCCCCACCCATGCCCTGTGGTGCGTCTCATCATCCGCATCCCGCTCCGTGCCAGCCCCGGCCCGGCGTCACATGAGCGCCGGTGGCATACCTCGTTTGGCCGCCCCCCGCGCCCCCCCCCCCGCGCGCTACGGACTCCAGCGGGCGCGGCGCACCAGCCAGGAGCTGCCGCCCCGGCCGTCGCGCACCACCGCCCAGAACGTCACGTCCTGCGCCGTCGCGCCCTCGGCCGGCTCCCACTCCGTGCGGTGCCGCCCCTGCTGGCCGCCGAAGTCCGCGCCGCCCGTCACCTGCGGGGAGAACTCGCCCAGCGTGGTGTGCCAGGAAATCTCCCAGGCCTCCTTGAGCGTGACGGCGTTGAGCCGCAGGCCCGGCACCACGTACGTCTCCTCCAGCCCGGACACGTCGTCGGACGTCATGACGAAGGGGCCGGGGCCGCTCAGCTCCAGCGGCGTGCCCTCCTCCCAGGGCGCGTCGTCCACGCGCAGGCCCGGAAGCACCGGCTGCACGTTCTCCTTCATGCCCTCCACCAGCGGGCACCAGAAGACCATCAGCTTCTGCGCGTAGACCTCCTCGTCGCCCGCCGTCACGTGGAGCACCAGCGGCATGCGGATGCCGCCCAGCCCCTTGTACGGGTCCTCCTCGAGCACGCGCTCCAGCAGCAGCCGGTCGTCCCCCACCCGGACCGCGCCGGGACGGATGGGGAGCACCAGCTCGCCCACCGTCGTCGTGCCCTCCGCGAGCTTCGCGCGGCTCGCCGCATCCGAGCAGGTGGTGTCGTCCGTGTCCGCGCACGCCCACAGCTCGTAGCGGATGGGGCGTCCCTCGCCAGCGGGGTCCACCAGCAGGGCGCGGTAGGTGATTTCCTCCGCGAGCTGGTCAAACGCCTCCGGCGTCTGCTCGCAGGTGGAGGCATACAGCTCCGGCTTCTCGGTGGAGATGCCGAGCACACGGAAGTCGTGCACCTTCGACGGCTGGTCCTCGGGGTCGATGCAGGCGACAGCGCCGAGCGTGAGCAGGAGGCTGGCGCACTTGAGCAGGGCCTTCATGTCAGAAGCTTCCTTTCAGGCCCACCACGGGGAGGATGGGAATGCCGGGCACCTCGTACTCGCGCCGGCCGCGGTAATCGTTGAAGACGAACTCGGCGTTCTCGGCGTTGTAGAGGTTCTGCACGTCGAGGTAGGCCGTCAGCGTCCAGTTCTGGAACTGGAAGCTCTTGTCCACGCGCACGTCCAACTGGTGGAAGCCGGACGAGCGAGCCGACGCGTACGGGCCGAACGTGGGGCTGTAGTTGTTCGGGTCGGACTGGTACACGTCATACTGGTGGTCGAGCGGCGTCGACGGCCGGCCGGTGGTGTAGCGGAAGCGGCCGCCCACCTCCCAGCCGTTGCCCAGGATGTAGCTGCCCACCAGCGTGAGGATGTGCGTCTGGTCCCAGGGGCTCAGGCCATACGTCTCGTCCGAGTTGTCGCCAAACCCTCCTCCGCCGAAGCCCCCGCCGCCGTCGGGCATCGGCCCGGCGCGTCCGTCCAGGGCGCGGCTGAAGGTGTACGAAATCCAGCCGGACCACTTGTCCGTCGCGGACGCGCGGTCCTTCTTCGCCATCAGCTCGATGCCCCAGGCCTGGCCGATGCCGTCGTTGGAGTAGGGCAGCTGGACGATGCCCCCGCCCTCGCGCTCCACCAGCTGGCCGGGCAGCGCGATGTTCTTGAAGCGGCGGTTGAAGAAGCCCGTCACGTCCACGTTGAGCACGTCGGTGAAGCGGTGCTCCACGCCGAGGCTGCTCTGGAACGCGCGCTGGTAGATGAGGTCCGGGTTGCCGTACGGCAGGCTGATGAAGCGGAACGTCTCCGGCGGCTGGCTGTAGAGGCCGAGCGAGCCCTTGAGGCTGGTGCGCTCGGTGGCCGCGAAGCGCACCCAGAGCCGTGGATCCAACGCGATGTTCTGCGTGTCCCCCACCAGCTGGAGGTTGCCGCGCACGCCCGGGGTGAAGGTGAACTTCCCCACCTTCATGTCGGCTTCGAGGAAGAGCGCACCGTCGAAGCCGCCGAGCGCCAGGTGCTCCACCAGCACCTCTCCGACGGACTCGGCGCCGGGGAAGGCCACGTACTCGAAGTCCTCCGGGGCGGGGAACTGCACGTCGTAGGACTGGTGCTCGTAGACCATGTCCAGGCCGGTGCGCACGGTGAGCGCGGGGGACAGCTCCATGCCCACCACCTCGCGCGCGCCCACCGTGTACCCCACGCCGTCCTGCTTCGCGGCGCCGAACGCGAAGCTGATGCCGTCGTAGCCCACGTACGGCGTGAAGACGGAGGTGAGCGCGCCCTTGCGGTATGTCCAGTCACCCTTCACCCGGTGGAAGAGGGTGCGCGTGTCCAGCGACAAATCACGCTCCGTCTTCGGCCCCCCGGACACCACGCGCAGCTGGTCGTCGCTGCCGAAGGCCATGACGTAGCCGCTGCTGCGCGCGCCGCCCGCGTCTGTTTCGGTGGGGGCGCCGCGCTTCGCGCCGAAGTCCACGCGCAGCTGGTAGTCCCAGTACTTCGGCACCACGGAGAGCGTCGAGCCTTCATTCTTGGGAAGGAAGGCGGGCAGCAGCGTGTCGATGTACGAGCGCCGGGCCGCGGCGGCCACGCTGATGCCATCCGTAATCGGGGCCTCGAGGAAGAAGCCCGCGTCCAGCACGTCCACCTTCACCGAGCCGTGGAGCGTATCCGCCGCGCCCTTGCGCGTGCCCACCTCGACGACGCCGCCCACCGCGCGGCCGTACTGGCTGCCGTAGCCGCCCGGGTAGAAGTCGAGCTGGTCGATGAACTCGGCATTCACCACCGAGGGGCCACCGAGCAGGTGGAAGAGGATGGGGATGCTGACCCCGTCCATCATCGTCGCCGTCTGGCCGGGGTTGGAGCCACGCACCAGCAGCTCGCCGGAGATGAAGGGGGCGCGCGCCACGCCCGGCAGCGCCTGGATGACGCGGATGGGGTCGCCGAAGGTGCCCGGCGTCTTCTGCGCCTCCTCGCGCGTAATCGTGCGACGCACCACTTCCTTCTTCGGCCGCTCCGAGCGCACCACCGTCTCCAGCGCGCCACCCGACGGGGCGAGGTAGAAGTTCACCTCCGTCGTCTCGTTCTCCTTGAGCAATTCCTTCGTCTGGTAGAGCTGGTAGCCGGACGCCACCACGCGCACCGCGCACTCGCCCGGCGGTACCTCGAGGGTGAAGCGGCCTTCCGCGTCGGAGGTGGCCTCGGGCGCCTCCGGGTCGTCACCGCAGCGCACGGTGGCGCCCGCCACGCGCGAGCGGCTGCCGCGCGAAATCAGCTGGCCGGTGAGGGTGGCCTTCGGAGCCTCCTGCTCGGCCGCCGGAGTCTCGCCCTCCGCCGGGGGCGGGGCGTTGAGGGTGAAGTGGTAGACGTACTCCACCTGCACCGGCGA contains these protein-coding regions:
- a CDS encoding caspase family protein is translated as MMRRTTGHGWGRVAGLVAAAWLGLCLFAPEAAAVQSVEEPGATLRRFALVVGSSEGGPGRERLRYAGSDALAMSRVLEELGGVAVADRVLLLEADQHALEAALQQTKTLVEAAEAPGVRRELVLYYSGHSDGDGLLPRGERFSYDDLRRALGAVPADVRIAILDSCGSGALTRYKGGVRRPAFLTDASSQVRGHAYLASSSADEVAQESDSIGASFFTHFLVTGLRGAADASGDGRVTLHEAYQFAFHETLARTERSQGGPQHAAYDIQLAGSGDLVMTDLRGSSVRLAVAEDVQGRLFVRDWGNQLVAELQKPGGRRLALGLAAGRYTFVLERPSQRFEAELAVSSKGGAELRAEHFVPVTLTRTAARGGGEPMAAVADAPMPSVDVPTVPLNLSLVPPLASTALWGGSGLNHVALGALAVRSLQLRGLGAAGGLGWVDGTMEGFQVSGIANVAGGEVLGLQAAIGGNLAFAGGTGGQVSAVFNSAEGDYTGFQLSTTANRASAKLRGFQAAGGINLAERLAGAQVGLINISGDVAGAQVGLINVAANVRGVQLGLINIADDVSVPIGILSIVRKGRLAFEVSADDVLPLSVSIKYGSRTVYVLVTEGARLEDRSVRTLTLIGLGVHFPLGASERYYLDVDVGTQFIGEDWDGSLSRLRAMVGWELKRRFALFVGVSLNVYEPSSGEEDPDVSPLPQWKLGRGPDATRMWPGLLLGVRI
- a CDS encoding TonB family protein, coding for MSSTLKARSALAAASLLLTTPALAQEPQAGAPPAEAAQAHQPTITKPPELVQPVEAQYPPEALAQGLTASVRLIITIAEDGAVSDVQPTEAVGNGFDEAAIAAVRQFRFSPAEVDGVPSPVQVEYVYHFTLNAPPPAEGETPAAEQEAPKATLTGQLISRGSRSRVAGATVRCGDDPEAPEATSDAEGRFTLEVPPGECAVRVVASGYQLYQTKELLKENETTEVNFYLAPSGGALETVVRSERPKKEVVRRTITREEAQKTPGTFGDPIRVIQALPGVARAPFISGELLVRGSNPGQTATMMDGVSIPILFHLLGGPSVVNAEFIDQLDFYPGGYGSQYGRAVGGVVEVGTRKGAADTLHGSVKVDVLDAGFFLEAPITDGISVAAAARRSYIDTLLPAFLPKNEGSTLSVVPKYWDYQLRVDFGAKRGAPTETDAGGARSSGYVMAFGSDDQLRVVSGGPKTERDLSLDTRTLFHRVKGDWTYRKGALTSVFTPYVGYDGISFAFGAAKQDGVGYTVGAREVVGMELSPALTVRTGLDMVYEHQSYDVQFPAPEDFEYVAFPGAESVGEVLVEHLALGGFDGALFLEADMKVGKFTFTPGVRGNLQLVGDTQNIALDPRLWVRFAATERTSLKGSLGLYSQPPETFRFISLPYGNPDLIYQRAFQSSLGVEHRFTDVLNVDVTGFFNRRFKNIALPGQLVEREGGGIVQLPYSNDGIGQAWGIELMAKKDRASATDKWSGWISYTFSRALDGRAGPMPDGGGGFGGGGFGDNSDETYGLSPWDQTHILTLVGSYILGNGWEVGGRFRYTTGRPSTPLDHQYDVYQSDPNNYSPTFGPYASARSSGFHQLDVRVDKSFQFQNWTLTAYLDVQNLYNAENAEFVFNDYRGRREYEVPGIPILPVVGLKGSF